A single genomic interval of Macaca nemestrina isolate mMacNem1 chromosome 14, mMacNem.hap1, whole genome shotgun sequence harbors:
- the LOC105498845 gene encoding putative UPF0607 protein FLJ37424 produces MGNSLSKFCSWFRRRSRRGRRQRARLNVFCSWFQRRFWPHHWHRARLVSRWDGAPTRLCLLPQNRGTPPRVPRPVVWSPPSRKKPVLSAHNSMMFGHPSTVRIPHLRCKFNLRLPSLDEQVIPARLSKTEEEPEEPMEVDQVETQGQEDEKRGPCSNGEAASTSRPLETQGNLTSSWCSPRPLEGNVHLKSLTKKNQSDKAQVHAVSFYSKGHGVSSSHSPAGGILPFGKPDPAPTVLPAPVPTVLPARVPAVLPAPVPGCSLWPKKAALKVLGKDHLPSSPALLMRGKDMQRKDPPALGSSSSSPLRAAGHESRKRKLSRSPLPLPPTPPLQLRWDRDELPPPAKLPCLSPEALLELGQASQREGRLQLGNMDKNMGVLSRTSKSRRRKQPLGRRKKIRQRRRRGSRL; encoded by the exons ATGGGCAACTCGCTAAGCAAATTTTGTTCCTGGTTCCGCCGCAGGTCCCGGCGAGGCCGTCGGCAACGTGCTCGTCTAAACGTATTTTGTTCCTGGTTCCAGCGCAGGTTCTGGCCTCACCATTGGCATCGTGCTCGTCTTGtct CCAGGTGGGACGGCGCCCCTACGAGGCTGTGTCTTCTCCCTCAGAACAGAGGCACCCCACCGAGGGTCCCACGTCCTGTGGTCTGGAGCCCCCCCTCAAGGAAGAAACCCGTGCTGTCTGCTCACAACTCCATGATGTTCGGACACCCCAGCACCGTGAGGATCCCTCATCTCAGATGCAAGTTTAACCTCCGACTGCCTTCATTAGATGAGCAGGTGATCCCAGCCAGGCTCTCGAAGACAGAAGAAGAGCCCGAAGAACCAATGGAAGTGGATCAGGTAGAGACCCAGGGGCAGGAGGATGAGAAAAGGGGCCCCTGTAGCAATGGGGAAGCAGCTTCCACCTCTAGGCCCCTGGAGACTCAGGGAAACCTCACTTCCTCCTGGTGCAGTCCCAGGCCCTTGGAGGGAAATGTCCATCTCAAGAGCTTGACAAAAAAGAACCAGAGTGACAAGGCCCAGGTGCATGCAGTGAGTTTCTACTCCAAGGGCCATGGAGTCTCCAGCTCACACAGCCCTGCTGGAGGCATCCTTCCCTTTGGGAAGCCTGACCCAGCTCCAACAGTGCTCCCTGCCCCAGTTCCAACAGTGCTCCCTGCCCGAGTTCCAGCAGTGCTCCCTGCCCCAGTTCCGGGCTGCTCCCTGTGGCCAAAGAAGGCGGCCTTGAAGGTGCTGGGCAAAGACCATCTGCCCAGCTCTCCAGCGTTGCTTATGCGGGGGAAGGACATGCAGCGCAAAGATCCTCCAGCTCTAGGATCAAGTAGCTCTTCTCCACTCAGAGCTGCCGGCCACGAGTCCCGCAAAAGAAAGCTGTCAAGGTCACCGCTGCCGCTGCCACCGACCCCTCCCCTGCAACTGAGGTGGGATAGAGACGAGCTGCCCCCACCCGCTAAGCTTCCCTGCCTGTCTCCTGAGGCACTGTTAGAGCTGGGTCAGGCTTCCCAAAGGGAAGGACgcctccagctgggcaacatggatAAGAACATGGGGGTGTTAAGTAGAACATCAAAATCCAGGAGACGAAAACAGCCCCttgggaggagaaagaagataCGGCAGcgcaggcgccgtggctcacgcctgtag